The DNA window ACAAAGTTGCGCAGGCCGATGAATACCGGATTCGGGTTCACCGCAGCGTAATTGAGCACCGAGTAGTACGCGCCGATCACGAACGGGTAGAGAATCCCGATCACGATCAGCACGGCGGGAACGGACAGCAGGTACGGCCGTAGCTTGCGTCGCCATCGCGGAACCTCCGGAGCGGCAGGAGAATCCGCTCGGCTCGGGATTTCCGGGTCCGCCTGCGCGGGCGGACGAACGGACTGGGTGGTCATCTCCACCTCCCTTTCTTCGACCCACGTCGGGTCAGAGATTGACCTTCGACGTACAGGTCTTGGCCAGACTGGCCAGCCGTGACCGGGCGTTCGCGCCGCCGTAGATGTCCTGCAGCGCGACTGCCCAGTTCTCGGTGGTGTCGAAGAACTTCTTCTGCGGGGTGAACTGGATCTTCGAGCTGCCGATCACCGTCTCGAATGCCTCCAGGTAGCCCGGCATACCACCGAGCTGCTGCTTGAACACGCCGTCGAACACCGACTTACGCACGGGATCGGCAAAGATGCCGCCCTGCACGGCTTTCGAGAGTGCCTCCTTACCGGTGACCCACTGGATGAACAGCCAGGCCGCGTGCTTGTGCTCGGACTGCGCGTTCATCGCCAGCGACCAGGTCCACAGATTCGTGTTGTAGTTGCCGCCCGGTCCGGCCGGGCCCGGATACCAGGCGATATTGCCGGCCTGCGCGCTGGCCCCCTGCTTGTTCTTCGGGTAGGTCGCGCTGTCGGCGTCGTAGACCATCATCGCGGTGCCGTCACCGAGATCGCCGGTGGCTTGCGGATAGTCGTAGGTTGTCCACGACGTCGGCCCGGCGAGATGCTGCATCTCGATCCACTTCTTCGTGAAGTTCACCGCGGCCTCGGAGTCCATGGCCGCCTGTAGCTCGCCGCCGGAGAGTTCGTAGTCCTTGGCGCCCTCCCGGGAGAATTGGGTCATGAATCCCGGGTGGATGGTCGCCCACGACTTGGATCCGCGGGTGGCGATTCCGTACCTGTTCTGCGAGCGGTTGGTGAGATCGACGGCGAGCTGGATGAAGTTCTCGAACGTATCCGGCAGGGTGATCTTCCGCTGGTCGAAATAGGCCTTGTTGTAGGCGACCACGTTGTTCTCGAAGCCCCATGGGATCGCCCATTGTCCACCGCTGCCGAGCGGGCTGCCGAGGTTGAAGTCCCAGCGGGTGGAGGTGCGCAGGCCCGCGTAGATGTCTTCGAAGTCGTACTCGTCGCTGGTTGCCGACGAGTTCGCGAGCCAGGGCGCGAGATCCTCTACCCAGCCGGGTGGACCGTATTGCCAGATGAAGTAGGCGCCCAGCATGAACACATCGTGTTTGCCGGTACCACCGGCCAATTCGGTATTCAGTTTGGTGAAGTAGTCGGCCTCCGGTACCAGGTCGGCGTTGACCGTGATCCCGGTCAACTGGGTGAACTCGGCGAGCAGTGGCTGCAACGACTGTTGGTAGGGGTGCGGTGTCTGCAGCAGGTTCAAGGTGGTGCCCGCCGCGGCGCGCCAGTTGAACGGCCCGCTCACCTCGCCTGCGCCGTTGGTGGCAGCGAAACTGCCGCCGACACCGCAGGCCGAGAGCACCGGGAGAGCCGCAGCCGTGGCACCGGCAATACCCATGGTGCGCAACAAGTCCCGGCGCGAAAACTGATGTTCGCTCATATGTCTGTTCCTCATCGAACTTTTCTCGGCCGGTCAGGACGGGATCAGCGAAACCTTGACCGATTCGGTTCCGCTGGCCACCAGATCGAGGCCCATCTGAAAGTCGCTGAGCGGCAACTGATGTGTGCAGATCTTGTCCATCGGCAGCACGCCCGACTCGAGCATTCGGATCGCCGCGGGCCAGCAGTGCGGACCGAGGTGCGCGCCGCGCACGTCGAGTTCCTTGTCGTCGCTGATGATGCTCCAGTCCACGGTCACAGCGCTGCCGAAAACGCCGTACTCGACGTAGGTTCCCAACTTGCGCAACAGATTCAGGCCCTGGGGCACAGCAGAGGGATGCCCGGTGCCCTCCAGATAGACATCCGCGCCGTAGCCGTCGGTGAGATCCATGACGATCGCCTCGGCATCCTGGTTGCGGATGTCGATCGCGATATCGGCGCCACACTCGCGGGCCAGCGCCAACTTCTCCGGTGCCATATCGAGGGCGATCACGTGGGCCGGGTTCTTCGCTCGCGCACCGGCGACCATGCCGAGACCGATCGGACCGCAGCCCGCGATCACCACGACATCGTCGAAGGTGATACCGGCGCGCTCGACGGCATGCAGTGAGCACGACAGCGGTTCGGTGAATGCGGCGTGTGCCGGTGGAAGGTCCTTGGACACTTTGTGGACCAGCGCCTCGACCGGATAGACCATGTACTTCGCCATCGCCCCAGGGGTGCGGCGCTTGAAGCCGTAGATGTCGTGTGGCTTGCACATGTGGTACTGCCCACGCAGGCAGTAGCGGCATTTCCAGCACGGCACGATCTGCTCGGAGACCACGCGGTCACCGACTTCGACACCCCAGCGGGCGGCACCTTCGGCGTCGATCCGCACGATCTCGCCGACGAATTCGTGGCCTGGAATCACGCCCGTCTCCGCCCAGGCGGGGCGGTTCTCGTCGCCCCAGAACTTGGCCGCACCGTGATAGCACTTCAGGTCGCTCGCGCAGATCCCCACTGCCTCAACCCGAACCAGCGCTTCGCCGGGCCCGGGAACCGGAACGAGAACCTCTTCCAGCCGGTAGTCCTCGGGACCGTGGCAGACCACCGCCTGCATCTTCTCCGCCATCACCACTGCCCTTCATCATGTGTCGCCGATCACAGTAACCGACCGCGAAAGCATTTGTCCAGAACCGATGTTCAGTGAACTATTGGTGTGAACAGATGTGCAGTGGAATACTTCAGGCATGCACAGCAGCTCCGACGCTCCGGCGCCGACGACCGCCGAGAGCGGCCACTTCGCGCCGTCCCTGCTATACGCGGCCGCGAAGATGTACTACGAGGAGGAGGCCACTCAGGCCGAAGTCGCCCGCAAGCTCGGCACCAGCCGGGCGACGGTGAGCAGGCTGCTGTCCCAGGCTCGCCGCGAAGGCATCGTCCGCATCGAAGTCCGCGAACCGCGTGCCGACGATCACGGCGGTCTCGCAGACCGCCTCGCCGCGGCGATCGGGCTGCAACGGGTTTACCTGTCCGCGCCGCTACCGGCCCCGACCTCGGCCAAGCCGACCGTCGAGGTGATGGGCGGCTACCTCGCGCCCGCGGTCTCGCGCGCACTGTCGGACGTCGGGCTGATCCCTGGCGATGTGCTGCTGGTTTCGTCGGGGCGCACCGTCTAC is part of the Nocardia sp. NBC_00565 genome and encodes:
- a CDS encoding ABC transporter substrate-binding protein, producing MSEHQFSRRDLLRTMGIAGATAAALPVLSACGVGGSFAATNGAGEVSGPFNWRAAAGTTLNLLQTPHPYQQSLQPLLAEFTQLTGITVNADLVPEADYFTKLNTELAGGTGKHDVFMLGAYFIWQYGPPGWVEDLAPWLANSSATSDEYDFEDIYAGLRTSTRWDFNLGSPLGSGGQWAIPWGFENNVVAYNKAYFDQRKITLPDTFENFIQLAVDLTNRSQNRYGIATRGSKSWATIHPGFMTQFSREGAKDYELSGGELQAAMDSEAAVNFTKKWIEMQHLAGPTSWTTYDYPQATGDLGDGTAMMVYDADSATYPKNKQGASAQAGNIAWYPGPAGPGGNYNTNLWTWSLAMNAQSEHKHAAWLFIQWVTGKEALSKAVQGGIFADPVRKSVFDGVFKQQLGGMPGYLEAFETVIGSSKIQFTPQKKFFDTTENWAVALQDIYGGANARSRLASLAKTCTSKVNL
- the eltD gene encoding erythritol/L-threitol dehyrogenase, which encodes MAEKMQAVVCHGPEDYRLEEVLVPVPGPGEALVRVEAVGICASDLKCYHGAAKFWGDENRPAWAETGVIPGHEFVGEIVRIDAEGAARWGVEVGDRVVSEQIVPCWKCRYCLRGQYHMCKPHDIYGFKRRTPGAMAKYMVYPVEALVHKVSKDLPPAHAAFTEPLSCSLHAVERAGITFDDVVVIAGCGPIGLGMVAGARAKNPAHVIALDMAPEKLALARECGADIAIDIRNQDAEAIVMDLTDGYGADVYLEGTGHPSAVPQGLNLLRKLGTYVEYGVFGSAVTVDWSIISDDKELDVRGAHLGPHCWPAAIRMLESGVLPMDKICTHQLPLSDFQMGLDLVASGTESVKVSLIPS